Below is a genomic region from Amycolatopsis sp. 195334CR.
CCCTGTGCACACAGTGGGAGGTCGTGCGTGCCGGAACAGCTCGTCGGAGTGCTTGATGTGGGGGCGTTCAGCGCACGGCTGGTGCTGGTGGAACGCGGCGGCTCACCGGTGGAACCGGCGCTCGTGCACAAGACCAGGCTGCGCCTGGACCGCGCGCTCGACGCCGAGGGCAGGCTGAGCCGGGACGGCATCGAATCGATCGCCGACGCGGTGCGCAAGGCGAACCGCGTCATGGTCGAGCACGGTGTTCAGACCGTCTTCCCGTTCGCCACCTCGTCGGTGCGCGACGCGGCGAACGCACGCCAGGTGGTCGCGAAGGTGGCCAGGGCGACCGGCACCGAGCTGCGCTTCCTCTCCGGCCGCCGCGAGGCCGAGCTGTCGTTCCTGGCCGCGCGCCGGTGGTACGGCGCCTCCGCCGGGCCGCTGGTGGTGCTGGACGTCGGCGGCGGCACGGTGGAGATCGCCGCGGGCTCCGGTGAGGTGGCCACCTTCGCGCGTTCGCTCAAGCTCGGCGCGCGGGAGATGACGCGGTCCTGGCTCCGCAGCGACCAGGCCTCGGCCAAGCGGATGGACGCGCTGCGGGAGCACACCCTCGACCAGGTCAGGGCGTCGCTCGGGGACGCCGGCGAGCTGATCCGCGGCGCGCGGGCGATCGGCTGCTCGAAGGTGCTGCGCCAGCTGGCCCGCCTCGCCGGGGCGAGACCGCAGCGGGACGGCGACTTCGTCCCGCGCACGCTGCACGTCGAAGACCTGCGCCGCTGGATCCCGCGGCTGGCCAAGCTGCCGGTGGACCGCCGCGCCGAACTCCCCGGCATCTCCCGCTGCCGCTCCCGCCAGGCGCTCGCCGGCGCCATCGTCGCCGAAGCACTGCTGACCCTGTGCGGGGAGCGCGTGGAGATCTGCCCGTGGTCCACCACCGAGGGCCTGCTGCTGACCATGCTGGACGGCGAGGCGGGCGACCTGCGCCTGATCGCTTAGCGAACCACCGTCCGGGTACCCCTCGGACATGGTCATCCACGTGAGCCGGGACGCCTTTCTCGGCACCTACGTCAACGACCACCTCGCCGGCGCGACCGGTGGGGTGGACCTGATCCGCCGGTTGGCGGCCGCCGAACGGCAGACGGACTACGGTCCCGAACTGCGCAGGCTGGCCGCCGAGATCGCGGAGGACCACCGCAGCCTGCTCGGCATCATGGGCGCGCTCGACGTGCCGCGCGCCAAGCACAAGGAGGCGCTGGCCTGGGCGGGGGAGAAGGTCGGGCGGCTGAAGTTCAACGGCAGGCTGTTCAGCCGGTCGCCGCTCAGCCGGGTGGTGGAACTGGAGGCGATGCGGCTCGGCGTCGAGGGCAAGGCGGCGGCCTGGCGCACGCTGCGGCAGCGCGCGGTCGGCGACTCGCGCCTGGACGTGGCCGAGCTGGACCGGTTGCTGGAGCGGGCGAACGCGCAGAGCGAGGCGCTGGAACGGCTCCGGATGCGCGCGGTCACCGAGGCTTTCGGCTGAGCGAGGTTGTCAACGCGCCCGTTCGCGGGTAACCCGGGAGTATGCGCGAACACCAACGTCGCCTCGACGACGAAGACGAGGACCAGCCGCTGTCGGCGGAAGTGCCGCGTCCGCCGCACCGCGATCTCGACCCCCAGCACACCAAGGACGTCGACACCGACCTCCTCCCGAACCAGGACGACGTGGAAACCCCGCCGACGGGCGAGAAACCCGAGCCACCCGACTAGCGGCGCCGTATCGGGGCCCGGCCCGGCGGCTGGACGGGCGCGGGCAGGTCCGGTGCGGCCGGGATGGGCAGCGTGGCCGCCGTGGCGGTCACGGTGACCTTCTCGCCGTGGTGGCGGATGTCCAGGTGCTCCCCGGTGATCAGCCGGTAGCTGGCCTGATCGCCGGTGATCTCGACGGAGAAGTGGCTGCCGCGGAAGATCAGCCGGAAGGCCACCCGGTCCAGCCCGCGCGGCAGGCGCGGGGTGAACGACAGGCTGCCGTCGTGGTCGCGCAGCCCGCCGAGCCCGGCCACGGTGGCCAGCCACGCCCCCGCCAGCGACGCCATGTGCAGCCCGTTCCGCACGTTGTTGTGCACGTCGTGCAGGTCGGTGAAGGCGGCTTCGGCGAGGTAGTCGTAGGCCAGGTCGAGGTGGCCGACCTCGGCCGCCAGCACCGCCTGCGTGCCCGCCGACAGCGAGGAGTCCCGCACCGTCCGCGCCTCGTAGTAGGCGAAGTTGCGGGCCTTTTCCTCCGGCGTGAACGAGTCCCCGCGCAGGTGCATGGCCAGCACCAGGTCGGCCTGTTTGACCACCTGCTTGCGGTACAGGTCGAAGTACGGGTAGTTCAGCAGCAGCGGGTAGTGCTCGGCCGGGGTGCCTTCGAAGTCCCAGTCCACGTGCTGGGTGAAGCGCTCGGCCTGCGGGTGTACCTCGAGCAGGTCGTCGTAGGGCACCACCATCTCGTCGGCGGCCCGCCGCCATTCGGCGATCTCGCCGGCGTCCACCTCGAACGCCCCGGCCAGGTCGGCGTGCCGTTCGCAGGCCAGCGCCGCCTCGCGCAGGTTCCGCTGCGCCATCAGGTTCGTGTAGACGTTGTTGTCCGCGATCGCCGAGTACTCGTCGGGACCGGTCACGCCGTCGATCCGGAAGCCGCCGTGCCTGCCGTGGTGGCCCAGCGAGATCCACAGGCGGGCGGTTTCGAGCAGGATCTCGGTACCGCAGTCCCGCTCGAACTCCTCGTCGCCGGTGGCCGCCACGTACCGGGCGACCGCGTCGGCGATGTCGGCGCTGACGTGGAACGCGGCGGTCCCGGCCGGCCAGTACGCCGAGCACTCGGCGCCGTTGATCGAGCGCCACGGGAAGGCCGCGCCGCGCAGGCCGAGCTGGGCCGCCCGCTCGCGTGCTTTGCCCAAAGTGGAGTGACGCCAGCGCAGCGCGTCGCGCGCCGCCTCCGGCATGGTGTAGGTGAGCACCTGGAGCACGAAGGATTCGGTGTCCCAGAAGGCGTGCCCGTCATAGCCCGGCCCGGTCAGCCCCTTGCCGGGAATGGCCCGGCTCTCGCCGCGGGCCCCGGCCTGGAGCACGTGGAACAAGGCGAACCGCACGGCCTGCTGCAGTTCGGGGTCGCCGTCGATCTGCACGTCGGCGGACTCCCAGAACTCGTCGAGGAACCGGCGCTGTTCCTCGAGCAGGCCCTCCCAGCCGGTCTGCAGCGCGCCGTCGAGCGCGGCCTCCACCTGCGCGCGCAGCGCGGGGGCCGACCGCTGCGCCGACCAGCCGTACCCGAGGTACTTGGTCAGCGTGAGCTTCTCGCCCGCGGGCACGTCGACCGCGGCGGTCAGCCTGGCCAGGTCGTCCTCGGCGTGGATGTTGGTGCGCAGGCCGTCGGAGGTCTCCAGCCGGTGGTCCATCGCCGCGGCCATGCGCAGCCCCGACTCCCGCGTGCGGTGCACCAGCACCGCGCGCGTGTCCTCGGCCATGGCGAACTCGCCGACCAGCGGCGACTGCAGTGCCGCGGCCACCCGCGGGTCGCTGGTGTCGGACT
It encodes:
- a CDS encoding exopolyphosphatase; amino-acid sequence: MPEQLVGVLDVGAFSARLVLVERGGSPVEPALVHKTRLRLDRALDAEGRLSRDGIESIADAVRKANRVMVEHGVQTVFPFATSSVRDAANARQVVAKVARATGTELRFLSGRREAELSFLAARRWYGASAGPLVVLDVGGGTVEIAAGSGEVATFARSLKLGAREMTRSWLRSDQASAKRMDALREHTLDQVRASLGDAGELIRGARAIGCSKVLRQLARLAGARPQRDGDFVPRTLHVEDLRRWIPRLAKLPVDRRAELPGISRCRSRQALAGAIVAEALLTLCGERVEICPWSTTEGLLLTMLDGEAGDLRLIA
- a CDS encoding glycoside hydrolase family 65 protein, giving the protein MDVEQLQRTESTFALSNGHIGLRGTLEEGEPRGLPGTYLNGFYESYQLPYAEAGYGYPEAGQTVVNVTDGKIIRLLVEDEPLDMRYGQATAHERVLDFRSGTLRRTTEWSSPTGRRVRVRTERLVSFTQRAVVAIRYEVEPLDGEIQLVVQSDLLANEPIESDTSDPRVAAALQSPLVGEFAMAEDTRAVLVHRTRESGLRMAAAMDHRLETSDGLRTNIHAEDDLARLTAAVDVPAGEKLTLTKYLGYGWSAQRSAPALRAQVEAALDGALQTGWEGLLEEQRRFLDEFWESADVQIDGDPELQQAVRFALFHVLQAGARGESRAIPGKGLTGPGYDGHAFWDTESFVLQVLTYTMPEAARDALRWRHSTLGKARERAAQLGLRGAAFPWRSINGAECSAYWPAGTAAFHVSADIADAVARYVAATGDEEFERDCGTEILLETARLWISLGHHGRHGGFRIDGVTGPDEYSAIADNNVYTNLMAQRNLREAALACERHADLAGAFEVDAGEIAEWRRAADEMVVPYDDLLEVHPQAERFTQHVDWDFEGTPAEHYPLLLNYPYFDLYRKQVVKQADLVLAMHLRGDSFTPEEKARNFAYYEARTVRDSSLSAGTQAVLAAEVGHLDLAYDYLAEAAFTDLHDVHNNVRNGLHMASLAGAWLATVAGLGGLRDHDGSLSFTPRLPRGLDRVAFRLIFRGSHFSVEITGDQASYRLITGEHLDIRHHGEKVTVTATAATLPIPAAPDLPAPVQPPGRAPIRRR